The sequence below is a genomic window from Flavobacterium lipolyticum.
TGAAGAAGAACTTCTTTTTATTTGAGAAGTGATTCCAAATAGCTCATTTGGCGGGAACGTATCAGTCAATTTGTAAATGTCTAATATAAACATTCTTGCATTTTGCCAAACTTCTAATTTCTCAAAAGAAAACGTGTACATTCTTTTCTGTTTAATTGTTGATTTGTTTAACCAGTTAATCGAAAGTTTTACTCAAAGAAAAATGCGATTAAACAAATCAACGATTCACCGATTCAACTAGAATTGTGTATCCAGTTTTATATAGTCCAAAAGTTCTCTTTTAACTTGCGGATCTTTAAATCTACCGCCAAATTCAGAGGTCACTGTGCTGCTTTCGATATCTTTGATTCCTCTGGAATTTACGCAAAGGTGTTTCGCGTCGATCACGCAGGCTACATCTTCAGTTCCAAGTGCTTTTTGTAATTCCTGAACAATTTGCATGGTTAGACGCTCCTGAACCTGAGGTCTTTTGGCATAATATTCTACAATACGGTTCATTTTGGATAAACCAATAACTCTTCCGTTAGAGATATAAGCCACGTGAGCTCTTCCGATGATTGGCAGTAAATGGTGCTCACAAGTAGAATAAACCGTAATGTTTTTTTCTACCAGCATTTCACCGTATTTGTAGTTGTTGTCAAAAGTAGAAGCTTTTGGCTGTTTGGAAGGGTTAAGACCTCCAAAAATTTCTTTTACAAACATTTTAGCCACTCGGTTTGGAGTACCTTTGATACTGTCATCCGTCAAATCCATTCCTAAGGTTTGAAGGATGTTTTCAACATCTTTTTTTATTTTTTCTATTTTTTCGTCATCACTTAAGTCAAAAGCATCCGGTCTCAAAGGATTTTTTGCGTTACTGCTAAAGTGATTGTCTCCTATTTCGTCTAAAAAATCTTCGTTATTTATCATTAAAAACTTACTATTAATATGGGTATTTCTTTTTAAGGCGGTAAAGATAATTAATAAATGGTAAACCTTTTCTATGGTTTTTACTATTTAATTGCGGCTTTTGCTATAAAATTCAAATTGTAGTGAAAATGTGGTTTTTTTTAAATGCAAAAGACAATAACACAGTATGTTATTGTCTTTTTAAAATTTTATATTCAGACCTTTATTTCTTATTGTAAACCAAAAGAGCTTCTTTTAAAATGTTTACAGCGGTAACCAAATCTTTTTTGTTTAAAACGTACGCAATTCGAACCTGATTCAGTCCCATTCCCGGTGTTGAGTAGAATCCGGCAGCGGGAGCAACCATAACCGTTTCTCCATTCAGATCGTAACTTTCTAAAAGCCATTGTGCAAAATCTTCAGAGTTGTCAATCGGTAATTGTGCGATGCAGTAAAACGCTCCTTTTGGTTTCGTCACAATAACGCCTTCAATTTTGTTCAATTCTGCGATTAAAGTGTCACGACGCTCTTTGTATTCGGAAATTACCTCGTCAAAATAACTTTGCGGAGTATCTATTGCCGCTTCACATGCAATTTGCTCGATAGTAGGAGGACTCAGACGTGCCTGTGCAAACTTCATTACAGTTGTCAACACCTCTTTGTTTTTGGTTACCAGACATCCAATTCTGGCGCCACACATGCTATAACGTTTAGAAACAGAATCAACCATGATCACATTTTGCTGAACATCTTCCAAATTCATTACAGAAAAATGTTCGTCGTCTCCGTCGTATAAAAACTCGCGATAGACTTCGTCAGCAATCAGGTATAAATCGTGTTTTTTGATTAAGCCTGCCAATTGTCTGATTTCTTCTTCAGAATATAAATATCCGGTTGGATTTCCGGGATTGCAAATTAATATGGCTTTTGTTTTTGTGGTAATGAGTTTTTCAACTTCTTCAATACTTGGTAAAGCAAATGCCGTTTCGATAGTCGAAACTAAAGGAATAACTGTTGCACTTGTTGAAGATGCAAATGCATGGTAATTAGCATAAAAAGGTTCCGGAATGATAATTTCATCTCCCGGATCTGTAATTGTGGCCAGCGCAAATAGTAAGGCTTCAGAACCACCAGTGGTAACAATGATGTCTTCTGTATCAACGTTTACATTTTGACGCTGGTAAAATTGAGCTAATTTTTTTCTATAGCTTTCATATCCGGCTGACGGACTATATTCTATAAGGGTTAAGTCAATATTTTTTACCGCCTCGATGGCCACTTCGGGTGTCTTGATATCCGGTTGACCAATGTTTAAATGATACACTTTGTGTCCTTTTTTCTTTGCTAAATCAGCAAAAGGAGCAAGTTTACGTATCGGTGATTCGGGCATGTTTCTGCCTTTGTGTGAGATTGTTGGCATGGGTTTTATTTATTGAAGTGCAAATTTGCATTTTTTTTTCGAATTTAACGTAAACATTACAGGTACTTATTAATTTGTAGTAATTATCGATATTTTTAGTAATTTTATCTTAAAATTTTATCAATGAGAAAACATTTCATGTTGTTTTTTGGGCTTTTCACAGCTTTTACACTTCAGGCGCAAGAAGATTTTCAAATAGAAAATCGTGCCTCCAAGGTTACTATACCTTTTACATTAATTAATAATCTGGTTTTTATTCCTATAAAAGTAAATGGAGTAGAACTAAATTTCCTGTTGGATTCGGGTGTTGAAGAAACCATTTTGTTCAGTATGGAAGAAAAACAGGAAGTTAGTTTTAAAAATGTTCAGAAAATTAAGCTCAGAGGTTTAGGAAGTGAAGACGAAATTGAAGGTTTGAAATCGACCAATAATGTTTTAGAAACCCATGGTTTAAGATCGAACAATCATTTGCTGTATGTCATTGTG
It includes:
- a CDS encoding pyridoxal phosphate-dependent aminotransferase is translated as MPTISHKGRNMPESPIRKLAPFADLAKKKGHKVYHLNIGQPDIKTPEVAIEAVKNIDLTLIEYSPSAGYESYRKKLAQFYQRQNVNVDTEDIIVTTGGSEALLFALATITDPGDEIIIPEPFYANYHAFASSTSATVIPLVSTIETAFALPSIEEVEKLITTKTKAILICNPGNPTGYLYSEEEIRQLAGLIKKHDLYLIADEVYREFLYDGDDEHFSVMNLEDVQQNVIMVDSVSKRYSMCGARIGCLVTKNKEVLTTVMKFAQARLSPPTIEQIACEAAIDTPQSYFDEVISEYKERRDTLIAELNKIEGVIVTKPKGAFYCIAQLPIDNSEDFAQWLLESYDLNGETVMVAPAAGFYSTPGMGLNQVRIAYVLNKKDLVTAVNILKEALLVYNKK
- the folE gene encoding GTP cyclohydrolase I FolE — protein: MINNEDFLDEIGDNHFSSNAKNPLRPDAFDLSDDEKIEKIKKDVENILQTLGMDLTDDSIKGTPNRVAKMFVKEIFGGLNPSKQPKASTFDNNYKYGEMLVEKNITVYSTCEHHLLPIIGRAHVAYISNGRVIGLSKMNRIVEYYAKRPQVQERLTMQIVQELQKALGTEDVACVIDAKHLCVNSRGIKDIESSTVTSEFGGRFKDPQVKRELLDYIKLDTQF